A region of Methanomicrobium sp. W14 DNA encodes the following proteins:
- a CDS encoding GyrI-like domain-containing protein, protein MQVSKITIGSFSHLTYLSQKALRLYDKKGILVPGFKDMFTGYRYYTTEQIEEALKIKVLAGLGFSLSEISVIMSAIENGDEKYVSALISKRRIATMAEIDRLEKIKILLTEKKGFTELFRMNVSEPVVKEVPALRVLSARRTGTYEEVCSDIADSLMEIVSSPENQKNAVKVTGPCISLCYDEEYRETDADIEMAVPVSGQVISDNPSFSVRTLPSCKVISVIYKGPYEHEGFSVAFGNVFRYASENGLETTGPDRQIYLNNPDENDPKDYLTEIQIPLK, encoded by the coding sequence ATGCAGGTCAGTAAAATTACCATTGGAAGCTTTTCGCACCTCACGTATCTTTCGCAGAAAGCACTGCGGCTGTATGACAAAAAGGGAATACTTGTTCCCGGATTTAAGGACATGTTTACAGGTTACCGCTATTATACCACAGAGCAGATAGAAGAGGCCCTTAAGATTAAAGTGCTTGCGGGCCTTGGTTTCTCTCTCTCCGAGATCTCGGTTATTATGTCTGCAATAGAGAACGGAGATGAGAAATATGTGTCTGCGCTGATTTCAAAGCGTCGCATCGCCACAATGGCTGAAATTGACCGGCTTGAAAAAATAAAAATCCTTTTGACTGAAAAAAAGGGTTTTACGGAGTTGTTCAGAATGAATGTATCAGAACCGGTAGTTAAAGAGGTTCCTGCTTTAAGAGTGCTTTCAGCCCGCAGGACAGGTACGTATGAGGAAGTTTGCTCAGATATTGCTGACTCTTTGATGGAAATAGTCAGCAGTCCTGAAAACCAGAAAAACGCTGTTAAAGTGACAGGGCCCTGTATTTCGCTGTGCTATGATGAAGAATACAGGGAGACGGATGCAGATATTGAGATGGCAGTTCCTGTTTCGGGACAGGTTATATCAGACAACCCTTCGTTTTCAGTAAGAACCCTTCCTTCATGTAAAGTAATTTCCGTAATCTACAAAGGTCCTTATGAACACGAGGGATTTTCTGTTGCGTTCGGTAACGTGTTCAGATATGCGTCTGAAAACGGACTTGAGACAACCGGGCCTGACAGGCAGATATACCTCAATAACCCGGATGAAAACGATCCAAAGGACTACCTTACGGAAATCCAGATCCCACTGAAATAA
- a CDS encoding GNAT family N-acetyltransferase has protein sequence MDSDIIITKRLFLIPETEETLEYELGKRGKPGTLSSVDIPENWPHETVTKEVFELFLGFCKEKRLYSYYWVLKGENKDSKEYGTLIGSGGIILHENALPEIGYSVLKQFENMGYATEAVSAIVKKAFQSGLASEITAKTEKNNIPSQRVLDKNGFIKSGTENETGLLVYILKKK, from the coding sequence TTGGATTCGGATATTATTATAACCAAAAGACTTTTCCTTATACCAGAAACAGAAGAAACCCTGGAATATGAACTTGGGAAAAGGGGTAAACCCGGAACGCTTTCATCCGTAGACATCCCGGAAAACTGGCCTCACGAAACTGTAACAAAGGAAGTTTTTGAGTTATTCCTTGGTTTTTGCAAAGAGAAAAGACTTTACAGTTATTACTGGGTACTTAAAGGCGAAAATAAAGACAGTAAGGAATACGGAACATTAATCGGAAGCGGCGGAATTATCCTTCACGAAAATGCACTCCCGGAAATAGGCTATTCCGTTTTGAAACAGTTTGAAAACATGGGATACGCTACAGAGGCAGTTAGTGCCATAGTAAAAAAAGCATTTCAATCAGGCCTTGCCAGTGAAATAACCGCCAAAACGGAAAAAAACAACATCCCTTCACAAAGGGTTCTTGATAAAAACGGCTTCATAAAATCCGGAACCGAAAACGAAACAGGACTTTTGGTATACATCCTCAAAAAGAAATGA
- a CDS encoding DUF6159 family protein: protein MFDRAIKGWTLFKETFGILRREKSLMAFPVLSGVCILIALVFLFFPVLFVFRSEGFNPDSMTTTGWITWVAVLFVIYLVIAFISSFFKAGIVSNATAVIDGNDPALMDGIKASAANAGRIFVWSLIAATVGLVLRLLRNQKSGAGQVIGDIVSLIAGAAWELATFFVIPVMIFEHKNAFSAIKESGSLFRQTWGETVVAGFSFAFVYIPFMLFLAGTFFSLATENTTVIASMGALTIIIFAITAILISALQAILVALMYNYAKTGEISSKVDKNLITNSFTEKHTVQNKGFNYTGGNI, encoded by the coding sequence ATGTTTGATCGCGCAATTAAAGGATGGACTCTTTTCAAGGAGACTTTCGGAATACTGAGACGTGAAAAAAGTCTTATGGCATTTCCGGTTTTATCAGGGGTCTGCATACTTATAGCCCTTGTATTTCTGTTCTTCCCTGTTCTTTTCGTATTCAGGTCGGAAGGGTTCAACCCGGATTCCATGACTACAACAGGGTGGATAACATGGGTCGCTGTATTGTTTGTGATATACCTTGTAATAGCTTTTATATCGTCTTTCTTCAAGGCAGGAATTGTCTCGAACGCGACAGCCGTAATTGATGGAAATGACCCGGCTTTAATGGACGGCATAAAAGCTTCGGCAGCAAACGCAGGAAGAATATTTGTCTGGTCTCTTATTGCGGCAACAGTCGGCCTGGTATTAAGACTTCTGAGAAACCAAAAAAGCGGCGCAGGTCAGGTCATAGGTGATATCGTCTCTCTGATTGCAGGTGCAGCGTGGGAACTTGCAACGTTTTTCGTGATACCAGTGATGATATTTGAGCATAAAAACGCTTTTTCGGCAATTAAAGAGTCCGGGTCACTATTCAGGCAGACATGGGGAGAGACTGTCGTTGCCGGGTTCTCATTTGCATTCGTTTACATCCCGTTTATGCTGTTTCTAGCAGGAACATTCTTTTCGCTTGCAACAGAAAATACTACTGTAATAGCTTCCATGGGCGCCCTTACCATAATCATCTTCGCAATAACAGCCATTCTGATTTCAGCGCTGCAGGCCATACTCGTTGCTCTTATGTACAATTATGCAAAGACAGGTGAAATATCGTCAAAGGTCGACAAAAATCTTATAACAAACTCATTTACAGAAAAACACACAGTCCAGAATAAGGGATTTAATTATACCGGCGGAAACATCTGA
- a CDS encoding phosphoadenosine phosphosulfate reductase family protein: protein MSKAFLGKLVLNWCDKCHTPVLGKKCFCGEETRSVSITPPGDIRPAFKADIDHINDLYLKQFGEKLVPEGHIVILNKIPDVDRMEEVIMGGAVVCAYRYIPSEKRWELLPRVHAAKYSKPKYKYIVADDGAVEPIKKGSSLLAPGLVDIEESVKADDEVFILSKSGECIAVGRSRVSAKEAKEMDRGPVAKTRKTKPDVCVPGEASWEKAVGANTNILNNAESEAVNFVKSVVSKNPGLQCNVSYSGGKDSLATLLIVLKAIGKVPVLFSDTELEFPETYKNVEEVVEKYGLDIVRTGAGETFWEDFEVEGPPAVDVRWCCKVCKLLPVKRIIEEKWGECLSFIGQRKYESLARMKSPRVWRNYKVQVQLSAAPIQHWTALHVFLYLFREKAPYNILYKRRIDRIGCFMCPSSDLATFEIIKAEYPDLWKMWEEKLYYWMNKQGLSEDWVKNAEWRKRGGEDDTSSYT from the coding sequence ATGTCCAAGGCGTTTTTAGGAAAACTTGTTTTAAACTGGTGCGACAAATGCCATACTCCTGTTCTCGGGAAGAAGTGCTTTTGCGGTGAAGAGACAAGAAGCGTATCAATAACTCCCCCGGGAGATATAAGGCCGGCATTCAAAGCCGATATTGATCACATTAACGACCTTTATCTGAAGCAGTTCGGAGAAAAACTTGTACCTGAAGGTCATATAGTAATTCTCAACAAAATACCTGACGTAGACAGGATGGAGGAGGTCATAATGGGCGGTGCCGTTGTCTGTGCGTACAGGTACATACCGTCTGAAAAGAGGTGGGAGCTCCTGCCCAGGGTTCACGCGGCAAAATACTCAAAACCGAAATATAAGTATATTGTGGCAGACGACGGTGCAGTTGAGCCGATAAAGAAAGGTTCGAGTCTTCTTGCTCCAGGTCTTGTCGATATTGAAGAGAGTGTAAAAGCCGATGATGAAGTATTCATCCTTTCAAAGTCCGGAGAATGCATAGCAGTCGGGCGTTCGCGTGTAAGCGCTAAAGAAGCAAAAGAAATGGACCGCGGTCCTGTTGCAAAGACAAGAAAAACGAAACCCGATGTCTGTGTTCCAGGCGAGGCTTCATGGGAGAAAGCTGTTGGAGCCAATACCAATATACTGAACAATGCTGAAAGTGAAGCTGTCAACTTTGTAAAATCGGTTGTCAGCAAAAACCCCGGACTTCAGTGCAATGTCTCTTATTCCGGAGGCAAGGACAGTCTTGCAACTCTTCTGATAGTCCTGAAGGCAATAGGTAAAGTTCCTGTTTTGTTTTCCGATACTGAACTTGAGTTTCCGGAGACCTACAAAAATGTTGAGGAGGTTGTTGAAAAATATGGCCTTGATATTGTAAGAACCGGTGCAGGCGAGACTTTCTGGGAGGATTTTGAGGTGGAAGGACCTCCTGCGGTTGACGTAAGGTGGTGCTGCAAGGTATGTAAACTTCTGCCTGTAAAAAGAATAATCGAGGAGAAATGGGGTGAATGCCTCTCATTTATCGGTCAGAGAAAGTATGAGTCGCTTGCAAGGATGAAGAGCCCGCGGGTCTGGAGAAATTACAAAGTTCAGGTCCAGTTGTCTGCAGCGCCCATTCAGCACTGGACTGCTCTTCATGTATTTTTGTACCTTTTCAGGGAAAAGGCGCCTTATAATATACTATACAAGAGAAGAATCGACAGAATCGGCTGTTTTATGTGCCCGTCAAGCGATCTCGCGACATTTGAAATAATAAAGGCCGAATACCCTGACCTCTGGAAAATGTGGGAAGAAAAACTGTATTACTGGATGAACAAACAGGGTCTTTCCGAGGACTGGGTAAAGAATGCCGAATGGAGAAAGAGAGGAGGAGAGGATGACACAAGTAGTTATACTTGA
- the hisH gene encoding imidazole glycerol phosphate synthase subunit HisH: protein MTQVVILDYGLGNLRSVKKGLEKAGAQTTITSDLKVMDSADGVVLPGVGAFSEGMEKLCDMKAALCDYVKERPVLGICLGMQMLLEVGEEYGIHKGLGLVPGTVKRFPVRKGYKIPHMGWNTISITQNDPFLEGIDNNSYVYFVHSYYAETKPEYTLTSTDYICPFASSVKNKNAYGTQFHPEKSGKTGLKILENFIGLCSE, encoded by the coding sequence ATGACACAAGTAGTTATACTTGATTATGGTCTTGGAAATCTCAGAAGCGTAAAAAAAGGTCTTGAGAAAGCCGGTGCACAGACTACTATCACATCTGACCTGAAAGTCATGGATTCTGCGGACGGTGTTGTTCTCCCGGGTGTCGGTGCATTTTCCGAAGGGATGGAGAAGCTTTGCGATATGAAGGCTGCCCTATGCGATTATGTAAAGGAAAGGCCTGTTCTTGGTATATGTCTGGGGATGCAGATGCTTCTTGAGGTCGGTGAAGAGTATGGTATCCATAAAGGTCTTGGACTTGTCCCGGGAACCGTCAAACGTTTTCCTGTCCGGAAAGGCTATAAAATACCTCATATGGGTTGGAACACTATATCAATAACGCAGAATGACCCTTTTCTTGAAGGAATAGATAATAACAGCTATGTCTATTTCGTTCATTCCTATTATGCCGAAACGAAACCGGAGTACACTCTTACTTCAACCGATTACATTTGTCCTTTTGCATCTTCTGTAAAAAACAAAAATGCGTATGGGACGCAGTTCCACCCGGAAAAAAGCGGGAAGACTGGCTTAAAGATTCTTGAAAACTTCATTGGGCTTTGTAGTGAATAA